ATGATCCAATAAAATTAAAAGCTTTAGCAAATCCTAGAAGCTGGAAAATTTTAAAATTGCTTTCTGAAAAACCAATGTATCCAAATGAAATTGCAAAAGCTATGGATATTTATCCACAAAAAATCTATTATTATATTAATACACTTGAAAAAGCAGGTTTAATAAAAATAAAAGAAAAAAAGGAAATAAGTGGAGGAATAGCTAAATATTATGAATTAGCTTCACCAGCTTTTGGAATAGAATTTTCATTTAATGAAAAAGAAATATTACAAGTAAGAAAAATGGATGAACAATTAAGAATGTTTTTTTATCCAATAATAGAAAATACGAATTTTAATGGAAAAATTGTAGTTGGTTCTCCTGAACCTCATGGTCCAAATTTAACAAAAGCAAGAGATGGGCATTATGGTATTCATTTATCAATGTTTCTTGGACAATTTTGCATTTTACCAAAGGACTTTGTAGTTAAATTAGATATTGATATAAAAGCTGAAAAAGAAGAAAAGAATAATATGATACTTATAGGTGGTCCTGGAACAAATTTGATCACAGCAGAAGTAAATAAATATTTACCAATAAAATTTAATGAATTAAATTATTGGGCAGGATTAACAAAAAATGGAACAATATATAGTGAAGATAGTGATGGTTTGATAGCTAAAATAGTTAATCCATACGATTCAAGTAAAAGAATAATAGTTTTAGCAGGGAATAGATACATTGGAACAAAAGCATGCGTAATAGCAATATCAAATTTTTGGAAACAAGTACTTAAAAATTATAATGGGGAGGATGAATGGGCTACAGTTATAAGAGGATTAGATTTAGATGGTGATGGAAAAATAGATTCAATAAAAGTACTTACATGAGCTATTTATGAATAAATTAAAAATCTTTTAAGATTTAGAATAGGTTTTGTTTTCCTGTAATCTTATATATTAATCAAATATTTATATAATACTTTTAATATTTCTAAATAGGTGTAAAAATAATTATGCATGTGATTAGGGATGAAGCTTTAGATTGGTATTCTGGTGCTTTAGAAGATTTAAAGGAAGCTAATGATGCTTTTGAAAGAGATAGATTTAATTGGGCAGTTTTTGCAGCTCATCAAGCAGTTGAGAAAGCATTAAAAGCAGCTATAATAGTTCTAAAAAAAGAGAGACCTCCAAAAACACATGACTTAATTGAATTGTTAAGATATAGTAATATAAAATTAAGTGAAGATTTAATTGATTTATTAGGAGAACTTACGCCTTATTATGTAATTTCTAGATATCCAAACATTAGCTTAAAGAGACCATGGGAAGAAATTAGGCCAAATACAGCTCGTAAATTAATTGATGGTGCAAAAAGGGTGATCGAATATGTTGGAGAAATCACAAATTTACGTTCCTAATTATTTGCCTGAAGATATAAAGGAAAAACTTGAGGAATTTGTTAAAAGATTAATCGATAAGCTTCAAGTAAAAAATGTACTTCTTTTTGGTAGTTACGCGAAAGGTGATTGGCTTAAAGATAGCGATTTAGATTTAATAATTATTTCTGATATTTTTGAAGGTATGGATATTGGAGAAAGATATAAATCTGTTAAAAAACTGGCACCTCAAGGCATAGGTTTAGAAGCTCTTACTTATACTTCAAAAGAATTTGAGAAAATTAAAAATAAGAGTATCATAATTATGGATGCTTTAAGTTATGCAATAAATTTATTTAAGAA
The Nitrososphaerota archaeon DNA segment above includes these coding regions:
- a CDS encoding helix-turn-helix domain-containing protein, producing MKKTLITKEKGKYLAKDILIIDDPIKLKALANPRSWKILKLLSEKPMYPNEIAKAMDIYPQKIYYYINTLEKAGLIKIKEKKEISGGIAKYYELASPAFGIEFSFNEKEILQVRKMDEQLRMFFYPIIENTNFNGKIVVGSPEPHGPNLTKARDGHYGIHLSMFLGQFCILPKDFVVKLDIDIKAEKEEKNNMILIGGPGTNLITAEVNKYLPIKFNELNYWAGLTKNGTIYSEDSDGLIAKIVNPYDSSKRIIVLAGNRYIGTKACVIAISNFWKQVLKNYNGEDEWATVIRGLDLDGDGKIDSIKVLT
- a CDS encoding HEPN domain-containing protein, which translates into the protein MHVIRDEALDWYSGALEDLKEANDAFERDRFNWAVFAAHQAVEKALKAAIIVLKKERPPKTHDLIELLRYSNIKLSEDLIDLLGELTPYYVISRYPNISLKRPWEEIRPNTARKLIDGAKRVIEYVGEITNLRS
- a CDS encoding nucleotidyltransferase domain-containing protein, producing the protein MLEKSQIYVPNYLPEDIKEKLEEFVKRLIDKLQVKNVLLFGSYAKGDWLKDSDLDLIIISDIFEGMDIGERYKSVKKLAPQGIGLEALTYTSKEFEKIKNKSIIIMDALSYAINLFKKSE